The genomic window TAACATTTGACAGACACAAGATTATCGATTTGTAGATAAGGTGGAATTCATAATTATCGGAATATTTCATAgcctatttttttaacattgttgCCAACTTAAGCATTAAGTATTGTTAACCACTTGTTATTCTAATTCTAATTGTTGAATCTTGAAATCCATACTATATGCAATGTAGGAGAAACTTAATTCTTGAAAGATAATCTGAGCCTTATCGACATAGTACTGAAACAGACGCGTTAGGTCGCGATAATTATTCAGAATCCTGAATTTGCTTTTCGTCTTAAGGCTCAGACGCTTGAACTTGTATCAGGGCgtaaaattattgtactttCAATAAAATCCGAGGTCCTTCTATGGGGtcctttattacaaatttcctttatcccactttttatttgttttatcaaatcattttctttcaccaaattcttaaattattgcattgttttctcaaaattatgaaattattgtatttttacgcCTTAGGATTGGTGATTGCAAAAACCATAAGACGATAAGCAAATATGGTTTCGTTTGGTTAAAGCGTTTAACACATTCCATCACTTAGAGGCTGAGCTGCTGACCTTATATCGAACGCTTGTATTTACCAAGTCGACAGAGTATAATCTTAGCCTTTCACGAGcgctaaataaaatatcaatcgaATTTTTAGAACAAAGTTCTAAATAGTGAACAAACTGGCAGAAATCATCACGTAACGGTGTGGTAATGCTTTGCGTGTGCGTTTGTACCGTATCCATGGCCACCCCGATATGTTCACCTactttatactatttttatttattgtagtacacgaattttgcatttttgtactatttacatccaaaactagttatgtgACTAtacataactagttttggatgtaaataatACAAGAATGACAAAATTcgtgtatgtatttatttaacgttcaCATTTGTTTATAGACtgtaaggaacttcgttcctaaCGGGGGTCCACGACCGCagtctttttttttcatccgGGCAGCGGAATGTTTTTggattttgcattttattacaACACtgtcaaacttttatttttccaattataATGTTGGCACAACGCATAGTTACGGCGACAAAAGGACAATAGCTTGAAATTTCAGAGGCgagttattaaaattagtatacatatatatttttttaaataaacataaatttttaacaaatctgCTTTTTGCACCCAACTGTACcactttttcaatcaatttttatttaatggttataaatgtcaaattatttatgttagttcttaaatttcgaaaaaattcgatAAGTACTTGTTAGAATACTATAATATGTCGATGAatcgaattcaaaaattattattctcagAATATTGTGACTTTGACGATATGGTTTTAGTTGAGAGTCCATTTGCCGAAGCCACTAGAGATGGTAAAGGAGTTCGACAAGTTAATATTGGTAATGTAAACCGATTATTGacatgaatattaataaaaatttcccatcaaattaaaattctttgcaataaaaaaatttcagttttctgATTTTTCCCGTATCGGTTTAAAGTAATTCCGCGTCGAATGCATaaaaccgcatctttctagAATGTCTAGAAGTCCCTTAGAATTTGCATACGTGAGTCACTCAGTGAgtttgtaaacttcacttggAATTTTGTATTACTTTAAGTAGACTTGATAAAATTCCCATGATCATATTCTCAATTGTccctaaattatatttaaaaataaaaaaactcaatttcgatagcttttttaagttttaagcgATGCGTGTATATGTATAAACACAAATCAGGCTGTGATATTTCTACATCAAAATACAGATATGGTTTATCTTGATAGCAATAAGTTCCAAATTTGTTCGCACATCACCTAAAAACAAGGCATcgagatatatttataaacaaatatttttatttaggtttAACACCAAGTAAATTAATCATGGCTATGGATGTTATACCATCTGCAAATGAATCCAAACCATGGTGTTTACACAACATAGACCCAGAAATTGaaacatttgaattaatttctaTATACCCTATAGATTGTGTAAATTTAAGCATATTTCGTAGAAAGAAAAGGCAATcaataaaagcacatttttgtaataatcGTATCAAGTATTATGAATTAGGTGGTTTCGAAAAgagaaaagtaagaatattcCCACTTAAGTATATTCCCACAAtcccattaataaaaattgggagatgttatttatattcgaatttaataaatagatgtTCTGGAATTTGTGGTGTGAACGTGTGAAATTCCTTTCACCTAACGATATTACTTCATCAAGATCTGAAACGTCTGTAGGATCTTCGTCATCGACCAGCACTTTGTATTTAATCAATGCGAAAACAAAATACCCACGAAACAAAATGCCTCAAATGTGGTGTACTTTTGGGGCAGGTGATggttataatattgtaaatatttaaattttaaaataatttgttctttCGAACTTTTAAAAAGTGACTAGAAACTCCTAATGTTTGTCTATTTGCCGAAGTGAGTTGTGAAACTCTAAGCtcagacattttttttacttcatcaATTCTTCATAGTATTAGTTTTATACAAAGAACCCTTGAGCTAGAATACGGCTTGTTGTAGAAGTACAAGGAAGCAcactatttttattagaaaaaaatattgtttataactaatttttaataacgttaaaaacacaaaaaagacCTGGGTCCAACAGAGTATACGcatagtttgaaaaaaaatcccgCTTGGTCACGCTATAGGTGATCGACCAAGTGTCATAGTACTATGCCAATATTACATAGTACTATGTATTAAAGCTGATTAGTCAAATTTGACTTTACCTAGGTCAAGTGTAAGTAAGTGGATCAAATACCTACATATTCtaccaaaattaattaaaccacCTAAATTGGGCCAATAATAGTCAAccaaaatcaatttgaattggGCCGAGTGTAATAAtattgggtaaaacttttcgaaaacaaTCGAAAAACAACTTTGTCTAATGTCAAAATGGCtaagtatgaaaattttttacaactaCAACACAATTTCAAATCCACCTTCGGGGATTTATCCACCAAATTCAAACTCTGGATCCGCCACTGTATACTTTTGATTACATATCATTGATAAAaaacattcgaaaaaaaaattggaataacaTAGGTAATATTTACTTCAACAGGAACGCAAATGGAACGAAAAAGATTTGTATCTTGGAAATCGCTGGGAGCAAGTATCATCGCGGTTATTTCAACCACTTCCTGGAAATTCACTAACTAGTATGAAAAAAATAGatgagaatgaaaaaaaattgtatgttatttattttaaaaattttccagggTAGACATGgagaataataattatcctAGATTACTAacgcaataaaataatatacttttttatttaaaggatAAAGATTCGTTTTTATTTCGGGCAGTATGTCCAAAGGATATTCAATTGACGAAATTCTTATATCTTCTATTTTTGTCAAACGCTTCTGTTTGGAAAAgatattagatattttattgcttaaacATGAGTTGTCCGATTGTACTTATTGTATTTACTTTTCTCAAATTTGGCTTTTTTGTGATACAAAAATTTGCGCACcattgtaatatattattattgattgaaaataatgaGGCGGTATAGGAACTACATTAGGCTCTTTTTCATCACAGACGGGGCTActtgatagaaatttttctaGCAACCCTgtgtttaaatagtttttacacAACTGCctgaaacaaaagcaaatcggtAAATGGTCTATACCTCATGTCGTGATTGATTGATGaatttaagtattattaattttgattttagaacAACAATTAATGAATCTTCTACAGTTGAAAACATttctataaatgataaaattgtgataccagaaaatgaaaaaagcatATTTCGAGCTGACGCTAGTCTAATAAATAGTAACTCGAATAATGGAGTTAAACCTGATAAAAATGTAAGGTTTGTAAATAGTATTTATACCATTTTGCCCtattttcaagcaaaaatttcCCATATTTGTTGTCCCCTTAGTAAAACCATCATAGTATTTATTTTCTGTCTAAAGATTATTCAAGATGTAATCCTCATGATGACGCTTGATGCTTTCTCTGAGCGTCAAAATAAGGTTCCatctatctaaaaaaaaatgaaagttatgTCCACGGACAAGCggtcaaattgtaaaaatgagcgataaaaaatttattaataatgaaagtCAATATTTCGAGATATACGATATTATACATTTTCCAGATGGCAGCAAGGCCTAAACTGACCACGTAAtctaatttgacgctcaaactaGCATCAATCGTCAGCATGAAAATACAATTCTTAGCATTTTATGAAATCCCGTACTTTTGCAGTTAACAAAACATGACAAAGTTATTAACAAAGCAATTTGTCGATATCAAATTATGCAAATAGTTGAACATGCGGTATTTCAATGGGAAAATTCTCGGAAAAATGATAATCATACTGAAATTCGTCATCGACGTAGATACGCTTTTAGTCCTCAACCACATTTTCTTTATGGTCTTGGTCCTTGGAATGTTAGAATTGGAGAACGGGATTCTGTCCAGGTTAAATAtgtctaatattttttagaaaatcagaGTATAACGATCAATTCGTTGTTCTAAAATATATGGTAATGTATAACATTGCCacatgtatatgtgtatttCTGTTTGGTTTGGAGCTTCATTTCAATCTCACTCTTTCgtaaacttttttatgaaaatttagttaatCCTATTTGTGAGTTCATTTAAGCCTCATTTAATAAGTGTttagtgaatatttttatttaaattctacaTAATGTAAGTGTTATGCAGTGTTATCTTTACGTTATATGTAGACCACTTTTGACTCAAATGCGGCTGAAAAGTGTCTAATgccaaacttttttaaataaatttttataaataggcTAAAAGTGTTGTGTCTGAAGTAAAAATCCATCGTCAACCTCTCGATCCTGAACTACGATTGCCAGTATCTAAACGGCAATTAAGTGCTTCAATTTCTGTGGATTCGCtattaaataaaccaaaaatgattaaCACAATTCTTGTAAAGTAAGTTATAATCATCTAGATTCTCCTTAATCTTAAGCTAATTTGTTAATAATCTACAACAAAATGTTTTAGTAGTACATGCTGGAATCTTTATCCTTCTGatccaataaaattattttggactCCAGAATATTGGTATAGACCTAAATCACCTTATGATTTGTATCAAGAATTACAAACACATTTAAGAAAACTTCGAACtaatcatcaaaaattaaatccaaagagtaatttttttaaatttattaaacaataccCTTCTTTtgcataaaaaggaaaaataatttatctgaatttaatttttcgaaccAAATGActtttgtatgaattttttcatattatccATCTATAGGTAGAGGGAAGGAGCACAATCTTATATGGctgttcaaattaaataaagggGGCATAATAGCGCTCGTGTAAgtgtatttgtatatgtatgaaCTGTATGTATACAggccgtttttgtaccatctaggcataccAATATCATTAGTATGACAGAATGCATGTCTTAAGccatgcatctaagtgagaggtattatatatatatgtatatcaattaataatatttgtatgcaacaaaactcccactctctccATAtacacaacagaagatctggcgtatcgtatctgtagagGCAATTACATGCtaaacacacacatatatatatatatatatatatatatatatatatatatatatatatatatatatatatatatatatatatacacctcTCATTTAGATGCATGGCTTAAGgaatgtattctgtcatactaatgATATTGgcatgcctagatggtacaaaaacggccTGTGTATTAAGGCTGTTGTCTCCGTACAGTATTGTAGAAATGTTCTACATCATACATCAGACATCAatgttatacaataaatttaaataactgagtaattatatttcaaaaaagaagtggtcaattatttttgtttttttttctaaactcaaAACAAATACATGATAGTTCAGTTAGtttgttgaaaatatcttaaatctagttttttttttagaattaaaaaactccCCTTCTTAACTCCTTCCCTCTACCCTTAAAGCTAAACGTACTTCAAAAAATGTGTGTGGCGAAAGTGATGTTTTAGGTCATGATATGTAATAAATACATCACAAAGATCACAAAATTTGGCTCTTCTGTAgtacaacaaaaaacaatttataataaatttaatttcagtgtTGACATCATTAtctttttttcgatataaaagtGGAAAGAAAAATTCGATGCAAGATTTGTTAAACCGTACTaaaggatattttaaaaacaaaaattttacttttgataaATCTAGacagaattataaaaaatatattggcgTAGGTGagtcttaataataaaaattaaatggataATTTTCTACGAGTATCAATATAGTTTATCTGTAATAGTATGAAACGATAATATCAGAGAATTCTGTGCTTAATCAGGCCCGGATTTAGAGTTGAATTTAGAAGGGGGGAGGGGTGGTCGGTCCAGAGAATGTGTCTCGGAAACTaacaaacattataaataataaaataaaaatatagtttcaaagaatatttcatttgttaaaaaaaaaaaaaattttgaagtaattataattactcGACTGGATTTCATTCACACCACTCTTGTGCAATGTGCCATTGTGATTGATTTAAATCAGaagtaatcaaaataatattgggtTTTAATATTTGGCGGGAGGGGGTCATGATCCTCCCTCTAGATGCGCTTatgtttaataaacaaaaaaaaaattatattatcgatccaaaattttgttcatttatcCTCATTATATACTGATTCGAGATTCTTGATCTGGATAACGATTAGTTTTTATCAAGTATTTTCGGTTTTGCACTAGCATAAATACGTGCGACCATGGACATgaatctgagacattctttacttttgtttCCTAGGtgcttaatatactattttattatttataaaattatatcaattaaatttttatataggtacTTTCCCATTACCTGATAAGCATCGATCAGAAACGTCCTTAGAATATATGCGACGAAAGTTACAAATAAATACTATGCTAAGTATTTGGGATTTTGATTCAACAACATTGGCATATCAATTAACTATTATTGATAgggatttatttttgaaaattaaagaaattgaattGGGTATTGTGGTTTGGCAGAAATCTTGTAAAAATGCTCCAAATATTTCAGCAATTATTGCATTTTCACACCGTATTTGTTGTTTAGTAACCACTGAAATTATAAAGCAAGATATTGAAAAGGTTTTTTACtatgaatattttgttatttattttagtttaaaataagttaAGATAAACAACACagctaattatttaaatacgcTGCATTTACAGTCcaagtatcaatattttaaatgtttattaagaTATCGTTAAATTACGCAAAATATATCCAGATAGATCATTTTGTATGCAGAATTATGTCTTTTGTACCTACTTTGAGATGAAATCGTGATGAAACTATagagtttacgaaaaaatattttaaataaaaattgtttgtttatttatcttgTTAACTTTTTACTATCTCTTAcggttcaaaaaataatttttgtttttcccaTAGACCCATGACCTAGATTCGGACccattattcaattttgttgatTAACATAGAGCCACTTTTAAAGTGTAAAACACGCTGTTGCAATTTCAGCTCGTTATTTTATTCCGTTTTTGAGCTATCTAGTGCGCGAAGATGGGCAAACAGATAGACATAAATGGTAGTGGTTTTGTGAACcttactatattaaaattttgttcctaaatTCAGTATTTCTTACCCTTCCAAATaacttgattaaatttaatataccctTCATACAGAGTGCTCATTTTAATCTATCCCCTCCTCCATTTTCTATTTTGTCTTGGATCCTTCGGGTCGTTGAAAAGCTGATTCTATTTCACAACCGATAAGAGATATAGGAGTACATATGAAATTATGAAGTTGTTCCTTATAAGAGCAACAAATACTTcccatttgaaacattttttcataaacttaatAGATTCGccagaaattaattaattaattgtttcacTTCTTCTCTCTCTTATCAGTTGTAAAATAGTCAGTTTTTCAATGAACTGTTGGGTTTagaccaaaaataatatttctatcgCATGCCCCTTATAGAATCCAACAACTCATTAAGATCATTTTTTATTGAGGCCTCATATATGACAAATCGAGAAAGTGgtggattaaaatttacaccctttttgttaaaaatatgcgTATGCGTGTATGTTAAA from Chrysoperla carnea chromosome 2, inChrCarn1.1, whole genome shotgun sequence includes these protein-coding regions:
- the LOC123292818 gene encoding uncharacterized protein LOC123292818, whose amino-acid sequence is MSMNRIQKLLFSEYCDFDDMVLVESPFAEATRDGKGVRQVNIGLTPSKLIMAMDVIPSANESKPWCLHNIDPEIETFELISIYPIDCVNLSIFRRKKRQSIKAHFCNNRIKYYELGGFEKRKMFWNLWCERVKFLSPNDITSSRSETSVGSSSSTSTLYLINAKTKYPRNKMPQMWCTFGAGDGYNIERKWNEKDLYLGNRWEQVSSRLFQPLPGNSLTSMKKIDENEKKLTTINESSTVENISINDKIVIPENEKSIFRADASLINSNSNNGVKPDKNLTKHDKVINKAICRYQIMQIVEHAVFQWENSRKNDNHTEIRHRRRYAFSPQPHFLYGLGPWNVRIGERDSVQAKSVVSEVKIHRQPLDPELRLPVSKRQLSASISVDSLLNKPKMINTILVNSTCWNLYPSDPIKLFWTPEYWYRPKSPYDLQNYKKYIGVGTFPLPDKHRSETSLEYMRRKLQINTMLSIWDFDSTTLAYQLTIIDRDLFLKIKEIELGIVVWQKSCKNAPNISAIIAFSHRICCLVTTEIIKQDIEKLRSRVICRFISIADNCNRICNFQSCKSVLCGLQSPPVYRLHLTWSYIRRKYFSKYQLFEKLCKLYRDPRLPAYQRAFSHAKQNYPYLPYIGDILFQLMDKIPKPCKKQRRNLTEEKQHSIPLTGEEVNILKNAKKIESSSSLPNVFQRFLLAFIPSSKPNPYRTTLETIKLQQEAKQNSNLRSKVLHKKVCNTRSRIIHNNVCNKHRYEEKKKSPFR